GCCGCTCAGGGCCATGAGTACCGGCAGGGCCAGGGCAAATGTCAGGGAGCCCATGGAGACGTGCCCGGTCAGCGCGACCATGAGGAGGCACAGGACGGCGCAAATGATGGTAGCCCACGGAGCCAATGCGAAAAACGCACCTACGGTAGTAGCGACTGCCTTGCCACCCTTAAAGCCCATGAAGCAGGAGAACACATGTCCGAGAATGGCAGCCAGCGCCACAACGCTCAGGGCCATGTGAGATTCGATCCAGGTCGCTGCGAACAGCACCGGGAGCATACCCTTGAGAACGTCCAGAACAAGAGTCAGAATGCCGAACTTGGTACCGCATAAACGGGCTACATTGGTCGCGCCGGTGTTCTTGCTGCCGTCTTCCCGAGGATCGATACTGCAAAAAGTTTTGGCAATAACCAGTCCGAAAGGAATGGAACCGAGGATATATGCGATCAAAGATCCTAAAATTAAAGCCATGTGGAGTTCTCCTGAAATTTCACTGTGTGCAATGGTTGTAACTATTTTGTCGGTGGATGAAAAGCGCGTCTATTCCTCGAGCGCTTCACCCAGTCTGATTTCATTGGTCAGCGGGTCTATTCGTGAGAAGTTTACCTGAAACCGTTGTCCGGGGTAGAGCTTGTCGCCAAGCATTTTCTTGGGCGCGCGTACATTGACCTGCAGGTGCGGCATGGCCAGTGTCGCCATGGGACCGGCTTCTTCGACGAGTACGGCTGATTGAAATTGCTTCCGTTGTTTGGCGAGGTACACGAGCTTCCAGTATCGAGGCCGGAACCTTTGGACAGCACTGACTGCCTGAATTCGCATCCTCAGGTGGATGGCGAGCTGGTTCAACGTTTCTTTGTCCAGTCGGGGAGTGCCATCGGATAAGTACGTGCACACCTGCGCCATGTTGATGAAGTCCGTGTAACGGCGCAGAGGAGAGGTGATCGGGGCATAGGCCGGAACACCAAGGGCTGCATGTCGTTTAGGATTCGTCTCCAGCGTTGGAGGCAGCAGCAGCTTGACCGTGCGGAGGATTGCGGCTGGTTCTGTGAAAATGCCGGCGGATTCCTGCGGAAGGGCGATATCCTGTGTGCGGTGCAGGAGCGGCACGTCGTGTTCCTTGGCCCACAGGGCAAGGCCGGAATTTGCCAGAACCATGAATTCGCTAATGACCAGTTCCGAACGGGGGCTTGGCTCCTTGAGTGATATTTCTACTGAGGACTGTGCGCCTTCTCCAGATACCGTGACGATTGGTTCAGGCTTGCGAATGACACACGCCCCGGATGCAATACGGTGTTTGATGAGCTTTTCGGCCAACTGATGCGCCAGGACGAGTGACTCATCGGTGCCGTTTTTAATGGCAGCGTCGGCGTTCTCATATGTGATATTGGCCTTGACCGTGATCCAGGCTGTACGAGGTGTGACTGAGAGCAGCCGTCCTTCGTTGTCCAAAGAAAAATCTGCAATCATGACAGGACGAGTCTCGCTTGCGATCAGACTGTAGAGGCCTGTTCCCAACTGTTCTGGCATCATGTGACTGGTGCCTTCAGGCAGGTAGAGACTGGTGGCTCGATACATTACCGCCCTGTCCAGCGGGGAGCCGAACTCCCAGTGGATGTCGGGACGGGCCAGCGCGATAGAGAGGGTGTACCCTGATTCACTCTTCTCGATACGGAAGGCATCGTCGATATCGCGAGTTGTGATGGCATCAATGGAGATAAATTCGTCACATTCCGATGCTGCGGCCTGATTGGTAAAGTGGTCTTTTAAGACACTAATTTCATTTGAAAATAATTCTGACCAGCTGTTGCCCCAGGCAAAATCAGCCTCGTCCAGGTGATAGTTGTGGTGGCGTGGGATAATGCCCCAGGTCTGGGACAGAAGCAGGGCAAGGTGCGGCTGATCAGGCAGCCCCTTGCTGATGGCAGTCCATATTTTACTCTCGGTATCGTCCAGCGATTCGGCGATCTTGTGCCTGAGTATCTGTTCGAGGCTGGCAGAAAGCTC
The genomic region above belongs to uncultured Pseudodesulfovibrio sp. and contains:
- the plsY gene encoding glycerol-3-phosphate 1-O-acyltransferase PlsY, with translation MALILGSLIAYILGSIPFGLVIAKTFCSIDPREDGSKNTGATNVARLCGTKFGILTLVLDVLKGMLPVLFAATWIESHMALSVVALAAILGHVFSCFMGFKGGKAVATTVGAFFALAPWATIICAVLCLLMVALTGHVSMGSLTFALALPVLMALSGNFSYVPVALIVMVILFWRHKENIRRLARGEENPWIKPKE
- a CDS encoding ribonuclease catalytic domain-containing protein, translating into MVKKTTFSPAVRPGTVVEFMHGDQPQLAWVLEEASGKLRLLTINKREMKLPTARLLPWHGPSLSADLSRQDIQNTLNEHQAVRGEILAGLDVMELWELAQGEMEAAPLSWFADLLWEEASPDQLAALGCAMLQAKTHFKFRPPNFEIWSAEKVALKMQQKAEEKAREAVTSAGLTLLQNLWSAYSQGRTPQIPVMAPELSASLEQILRHKIAESLDDTESKIWTAISKGLPDQPHLALLLSQTWGIIPRHHNYHLDEADFAWGNSWSELFSNEISVLKDHFTNQAAASECDEFISIDAITTRDIDDAFRIEKSESGYTLSIALARPDIHWEFGSPLDRAVMYRATSLYLPEGTSHMMPEQLGTGLYSLIASETRPVMIADFSLDNEGRLLSVTPRTAWITVKANITYENADAAIKNGTDESLVLAHQLAEKLIKHRIASGACVIRKPEPIVTVSGEGAQSSVEISLKEPSPRSELVISEFMVLANSGLALWAKEHDVPLLHRTQDIALPQESAGIFTEPAAILRTVKLLLPPTLETNPKRHAALGVPAYAPITSPLRRYTDFINMAQVCTYLSDGTPRLDKETLNQLAIHLRMRIQAVSAVQRFRPRYWKLVYLAKQRKQFQSAVLVEEAGPMATLAMPHLQVNVRAPKKMLGDKLYPGQRFQVNFSRIDPLTNEIRLGEALEE